A portion of the Leptospira mtsangambouensis genome contains these proteins:
- a CDS encoding polyprenol monophosphomannose synthase: protein MQNKTSIILPTYNEAGNIKNCAETISKILEKESLEFEIVIVDDNSPDGTFEVAKVLAEYDKRIKPFVRTTERGLSSAVTYGYEKAEGDNLVVVDADFQHDYTKIPDVIRLLNENDIVVATRRSADGGYGNFPILRKLASQFATKISEWLFPVPISDPMSGFFGIRKSIYLETKEKLHPRGYKILFEILGSVHTEKIAEVGYTFGLRTWGQSKLDSGVIFYFIWDLISIKWNQWRSSHSFQFRSKRRNSHIHP, encoded by the coding sequence ATGCAAAATAAAACAAGTATTATACTCCCAACTTATAACGAAGCCGGTAATATTAAAAACTGTGCTGAAACCATCTCTAAAATTTTAGAAAAAGAATCTTTAGAGTTTGAAATTGTCATTGTGGATGATAACTCCCCTGATGGAACTTTCGAAGTCGCCAAAGTCCTTGCGGAATACGACAAACGAATCAAACCCTTTGTTCGTACTACCGAAAGAGGACTGAGTTCTGCCGTAACTTATGGGTATGAAAAAGCTGAAGGTGATAATTTGGTGGTTGTGGATGCCGACTTTCAACACGATTATACCAAAATTCCCGATGTGATTCGGTTGCTAAATGAAAACGACATTGTTGTTGCAACACGACGCAGTGCCGATGGTGGTTATGGAAATTTTCCCATTCTAAGAAAGTTAGCAAGTCAGTTTGCAACCAAAATCTCTGAATGGTTGTTCCCTGTTCCAATTTCGGATCCAATGAGTGGATTTTTTGGAATTCGAAAGTCAATTTATTTAGAAACCAAAGAAAAACTTCATCCCAGAGGTTATAAAATTCTATTTGAAATTTTGGGTTCTGTTCATACAGAAAAGATCGCAGAGGTTGGATATACGTTTGGCCTTCGCACTTGGGGACAATCAAAACTTGATTCGGGTGTTATCTTTTATTTCATTTGGGACCTAATTTCGATTAAATGGAACCAGTGGAGGTCTTCCCACTCCTTTCAGTTCCGTTCGAAAAGAAGAAATTCACATATCCATCCGTAA
- a CDS encoding ArnT family glycosyltransferase: MYFVLFIFLSALFAMTLGIPDATFPQGDEIMHIRSIRESLEAGSYTLPVLSGLPNPYKPPLLFWMGMFFDKIFGIGYFAERFVSFILGLGTLGLFYKLYLSFSKSPKESKLATLTLAFSFLSLKFFGLLMMEGAMVFFTLLYIFLFYQSKKTKNQVYLVLGSFLIGFGYLLKGPILHIYIVLFLLSYLYVKMIRIRKGQFHFSFKPIIDEKQTLLLFSLSFIIPLLWISYLYLFTTSGKELLRFFFITENMGKFYAANQSGLRIWGGWLLYTIPFTIPLLHITWLTISKPTNEKNKVWSMVVIVFLLLVTIFHLLPNRKDPYYVTPFVTLLFLLPAIKRTNWEALILSKLNQFSIPIIYFLFVAVAIILRLPLLFLVSLLGIIISISAIFAFQNQKLRFYGILIPQLLLVPITMFFLIRPMADPDITKQLVGLEGKEICVIAENPWTAMDVQNKLKSSKVYFALPLTYHETCASSAVMVAFQETSFGEEWKKESSWFQWKQHLNLDSNQTIKALLKMDKRSFQSEVSVWKKEENL; the protein is encoded by the coding sequence ATGTATTTCGTACTTTTCATATTTCTTTCTGCTTTATTTGCAATGACTCTCGGTATTCCCGATGCCACCTTCCCACAGGGTGACGAAATCATGCACATTCGTTCCATTCGAGAAAGTTTGGAAGCGGGAAGTTATACCCTACCTGTTTTATCTGGACTCCCAAATCCTTACAAACCACCACTCCTCTTCTGGATGGGAATGTTCTTTGATAAAATCTTTGGAATCGGTTATTTTGCAGAACGATTTGTTTCTTTTATTTTAGGACTTGGAACTTTAGGTTTGTTTTATAAGCTTTATCTTTCCTTTAGCAAATCGCCAAAAGAATCAAAACTTGCAACGTTAACCCTTGCATTCTCCTTCCTTTCATTAAAATTTTTTGGTCTTCTGATGATGGAAGGTGCGATGGTGTTTTTCACCCTTCTCTACATATTTCTGTTTTACCAATCCAAAAAAACGAAGAATCAAGTTTATTTAGTTTTAGGAAGTTTTTTGATTGGTTTTGGATATCTACTCAAAGGGCCAATCCTTCATATCTATATCGTTTTATTTTTACTCAGCTACCTCTATGTAAAAATGATTCGAATCAGAAAGGGCCAATTTCATTTTTCTTTCAAACCAATCATTGATGAAAAACAAACTCTTCTTTTGTTTTCACTTTCCTTCATCATTCCTTTACTTTGGATTTCCTATTTGTATTTATTTACAACGTCTGGAAAAGAATTATTAAGATTCTTTTTTATTACAGAGAACATGGGAAAATTTTATGCAGCAAACCAATCTGGGCTCAGAATATGGGGAGGTTGGCTTCTTTACACAATCCCGTTTACCATTCCACTTCTGCATATCACTTGGTTAACTATTTCAAAACCAACAAATGAAAAAAACAAAGTTTGGTCCATGGTAGTGATTGTATTTTTGTTACTTGTTACAATCTTTCATTTATTACCCAACCGAAAAGATCCTTATTATGTAACTCCATTTGTAACTTTATTGTTTTTATTACCTGCAATTAAAAGGACAAATTGGGAGGCATTGATTCTTTCCAAACTAAATCAATTTTCAATTCCTATCATTTACTTTCTATTTGTTGCGGTTGCGATCATCTTAAGACTTCCTTTGTTATTTTTAGTCTCACTTTTAGGAATTATTATTTCTATTAGTGCAATCTTTGCCTTCCAAAATCAAAAGTTACGTTTTTATGGAATTTTAATTCCTCAACTACTACTTGTTCCAATAACAATGTTTTTTCTCATTCGGCCAATGGCAGATCCTGATATCACGAAACAACTTGTTGGGTTAGAAGGAAAAGAAATCTGTGTCATCGCAGAAAACCCTTGGACTGCTATGGATGTACAAAACAAACTAAAAAGTTCAAAAGTATATTTTGCATTGCCGCTCACTTACCATGAGACCTGTGCTTCAAGCGCTGTCATGGTGGCATTTCAAGAAACAAGTTTTGGCGAAGAATGGAAAAAGGAATCTTCTTGGTTCCAATGGAAACAACATTTAAACTTAGATTCTAATCAAACAATAAAAGCCTTACTAAAGATGGATAAACGTTCTTTCCAATCAGAAGTGAGTGTTTGGAAAAAGGAGGAAAATCTATGA
- a CDS encoding pseudouridine synthase — protein MAKDRLDKVLGNFGLGSRSDVKKEIHQGLVKVNGIVTKDPGFKVSLADEVTYYEETLIRKEFYYFMMNKAPDCITATEDPREKTVMDYLTERHQNMNLFPVGRLDKETEGLLLFTTDGTLAHYYTSPKHFVEKEYYAEISDPVTNEDILSFEKGIVLDDGYKTLPAKLAIPDPNKPNVVTVWLKEGKYRQIRRMFQSLGKEVVYLKRMKMGNLELDPTLTLGCYRELTLAEETLLKEKTPIIQ, from the coding sequence ATGGCAAAAGATCGGTTGGATAAGGTACTTGGAAATTTTGGACTTGGTTCTCGTTCAGATGTCAAAAAGGAAATCCATCAGGGCCTTGTGAAAGTCAATGGGATTGTAACAAAGGATCCCGGTTTTAAAGTATCTCTTGCTGATGAAGTCACTTATTATGAAGAAACATTAATTCGTAAAGAGTTCTACTACTTCATGATGAACAAAGCCCCCGATTGTATTACGGCAACGGAAGATCCAAGGGAAAAAACGGTGATGGATTATTTAACGGAAAGGCATCAGAATATGAATCTTTTTCCAGTGGGTCGTTTGGATAAAGAAACGGAAGGTTTGTTACTATTCACTACGGATGGAACTTTGGCGCATTATTATACTTCACCCAAACATTTTGTTGAAAAAGAATATTATGCTGAAATTTCGGATCCTGTCACAAACGAGGACATCCTTTCCTTTGAGAAAGGAATTGTTTTGGATGATGGTTACAAAACGTTACCGGCAAAACTGGCAATACCTGATCCAAACAAACCAAACGTTGTCACTGTCTGGCTAAAAGAAGGGAAATATAGACAAATTCGAAGAATGTTTCAAAGTTTAGGTAAAGAAGTCGTTTATCTCAAACGAATGAAAATGGGAAATTTGGAATTGGATCCTACTTTAACATTGGGTTGTTATCGGGAACTTACATTGGCTGAAGAAACTTTACTCAAAGAAAAAACGCCGATCATTCAATAA
- the speD gene encoding adenosylmethionine decarboxylase, with translation MDKEKIKLSGFNNLTKVLSFNLYDFCITLDDEQKGRYVSYIHDKYNASKITEISKEIVKRIDANILSVSAQDYDPVGASAMVLMSDVKGGGNPIPTAQVSMHLDKSHITVHTYPDAADPDGICSFRVDIDISTCGEIIPLDSINFLFEAFECDVVYIDYVVRGYTRLADGRKIYNDHHFNSILDFIKPEIKRNYTFLSDINMPQDNTWQTKMMIRELGPENYLLNPADISHPDVPNKMKLLREEMKEVYHMIH, from the coding sequence ATGGATAAAGAAAAAATCAAACTTTCCGGTTTCAACAATCTGACAAAAGTTTTGAGTTTTAACCTCTACGATTTTTGCATCACTTTGGATGACGAACAAAAAGGTAGATACGTAAGTTATATCCACGACAAATACAATGCTAGCAAAATTACAGAAATCTCAAAAGAGATTGTCAAACGAATTGATGCCAATATCCTTTCGGTCTCGGCACAAGACTACGATCCTGTAGGTGCTTCTGCTATGGTTCTTATGAGCGATGTCAAAGGTGGTGGCAATCCAATCCCTACGGCACAGGTCAGTATGCACTTAGACAAATCACATATCACCGTACATACCTATCCAGATGCGGCCGATCCAGATGGAATTTGTTCCTTCCGAGTGGACATTGATATTTCTACTTGTGGTGAGATCATTCCACTCGACTCCATTAATTTTTTATTTGAAGCCTTTGAATGTGATGTAGTTTACATTGATTACGTAGTTCGCGGATACACTCGTTTGGCGGACGGAAGAAAAATTTATAACGACCACCATTTCAATTCGATTTTGGATTTTATCAAACCAGAAATCAAAAGAAACTATACCTTCCTTTCCGATATCAATATGCCACAAGACAATACATGGCAAACGAAAATGATGATAAGAGAACTTGGTCCTGAGAATTATTTACTGAATCCAGCCGATATTTCCCATCCTGATGTTCCGAACAAAATGAAACTCCTGAGGGAGGAAATGAAAGAAGTTTATCACATGATCCATTAA
- a CDS encoding STAS domain-containing protein, which translates to MVTKTVEESCYRIESNRLDVYSAASLEEDMTNILEKGVTSLYLDFSNVEEVSSSVLGLLLYKKMVYGKQGVRLLLINVNPQIQKILKILNLNSHLLL; encoded by the coding sequence ATGGTCACAAAAACGGTAGAGGAAAGTTGTTATCGAATTGAGTCCAATCGACTGGATGTATACTCGGCCGCAAGTTTAGAAGAAGATATGACAAATATCTTAGAAAAAGGAGTCACCTCTCTCTACTTAGATTTTTCCAATGTAGAGGAGGTTTCTTCTTCTGTTCTCGGGCTTCTTTTATACAAAAAGATGGTCTACGGAAAACAAGGTGTACGACTTTTACTCATCAATGTCAACCCGCAGATCCAAAAGATTTTAAAAATTCTAAATCTCAACTCCCACTTACTTCTTTAG
- a CDS encoding SDR family oxidoreductase: MDIDSLLQDLKNLLDSPKELVTISEEKRLELMILCGKISRPDRNEVRKRNKTVRIEKKQTLKIQEKQKTALTGIRRARETAVFKAPLQISNTAGWSWDKAEELSNPKPCYICKTPFTKLHFFYDAMCPNCAELNYSKRFQTADLRGTVAVITGSRLKIGYQATLLLLRSGARVIATTRFPNDSAIRFSKESDFHLWKDRLQVFGLDLRHTPSVEIFCKFLENHLERLDILINNAAQTVRRPPGFYGHLLDAEKLTLSELPPEAQKLLSFYQHCKQELDSYRSDSEMKDTATALAVSWNHKTPGVGIRSSAALSQIPYSHDNSNELEAVFPEGQLDADLQQVDLRKTNSWRLKLGEINTSEMLEVQLVNAVAPFVLCNRLVGIMRRDNTGKKHIINVSAMEGKFHRFKKEDRHPHTNMAKAALNMMTHTSAEDFAKDGIFMNAVDTGWVTDEDPIELAKRKQDLHDFQPPLDIVDGAARVVDPLFDGVNTGKHWIGKFLKDYFPIDW; encoded by the coding sequence ATGGACATTGATTCCTTGTTACAGGATTTAAAAAATCTTTTGGATTCGCCAAAGGAACTTGTAACAATTTCAGAGGAAAAACGCTTAGAACTGATGATCCTCTGCGGAAAAATTTCTCGCCCCGACCGAAACGAAGTCCGCAAAAGAAACAAAACTGTTCGCATTGAAAAAAAGCAGACTCTTAAAATTCAGGAAAAACAAAAAACTGCGTTAACAGGGATCAGACGAGCAAGAGAAACAGCCGTTTTCAAAGCTCCTTTACAAATTTCAAATACTGCCGGATGGTCCTGGGACAAAGCAGAAGAACTTTCAAATCCTAAACCATGTTACATCTGTAAAACACCATTTACGAAACTACATTTTTTTTACGATGCGATGTGCCCCAACTGCGCAGAACTTAACTATTCCAAACGATTCCAAACAGCTGACCTCCGTGGAACTGTTGCTGTTATTACTGGATCTCGTTTAAAAATTGGGTATCAGGCAACCTTACTCTTGTTACGTTCTGGTGCTAGGGTCATTGCAACGACCAGATTTCCAAATGATTCGGCGATTCGATTTTCCAAAGAATCTGATTTTCATTTATGGAAAGACCGGTTACAAGTATTTGGACTCGACTTACGACACACACCAAGCGTAGAAATTTTTTGTAAATTTTTAGAAAACCATTTAGAACGATTGGATATTCTCATCAACAACGCAGCTCAAACTGTCAGACGACCTCCCGGTTTTTATGGTCATCTACTTGATGCGGAAAAATTGACTCTATCGGAATTACCTCCTGAGGCACAAAAATTACTCAGTTTTTACCAACATTGCAAACAAGAGTTAGATTCCTATCGATCAGATTCTGAGATGAAAGATACAGCCACTGCACTTGCAGTGAGTTGGAATCACAAAACACCAGGTGTAGGAATTCGTTCTTCGGCTGCTTTATCGCAAATCCCATATTCTCATGACAATTCCAATGAATTAGAAGCAGTATTTCCAGAAGGCCAGTTAGATGCGGACTTACAACAAGTTGACCTTCGCAAAACAAATAGTTGGCGATTGAAACTCGGCGAAATCAATACATCTGAAATGTTGGAAGTCCAGTTAGTAAATGCAGTGGCACCGTTTGTACTTTGCAATCGACTTGTTGGTATTATGCGAAGGGACAATACAGGAAAAAAACATATTATCAATGTTTCTGCGATGGAAGGAAAATTCCATAGGTTTAAAAAAGAAGACCGCCACCCACACACAAACATGGCAAAAGCTGCTCTCAATATGATGACTCATACATCAGCAGAAGATTTTGCAAAAGATGGAATCTTTATGAATGCTGTGGATACAGGTTGGGTCACCGATGAAGATCCAATTGAACTAGCAAAAAGAAAACAGGATCTTCATGATTTCCAACCACCTCTCGATATAGTCGATGGAGCAGCAAGAGTCGTTGATCCTCTGTTTGATGGTGTCAACACAGGAAAACATTGGATTGGGAAATTTCTCAAAGATTATTTCCCTATTGATTGGTAA
- a CDS encoding ABC transporter ATP-binding protein — protein MFDTFLRILKTSRTAFDLAYKSSPVLTVFISVLTVINGLFPSLLVWIGKLIIDSILLSQTATNHWMDLLQSDAVQLVYLEAILTILFFGSQKIYNISYTLLRIRLGQEVNERILSKAIHLELTHFEDSETYDKMTQARTEASSKPLSMVTRFFTIAQSSVTIISFFGLLVKLSPLASFILVIAAIPSFIAETKFSNHSFRLFRWKAKETREQIYLETLMAREDNAKEILLFNLGKEFLNRYKNNFQRIYAEDKKLTIYKGIFSFLLGLLSQFAFYGSYIWIVCLALLHKISLGEMTMYLVIFRQGQNTFSNALSAFGGIYEDHLYIENLLEFLDLPILKQYGNHKGNHKKLGIVFDSVSFQYPGSKQPSLSNVSFELKPEEKLAIVGENGSGKTTLIKLLTRLYSPTSGKIYLDGINLEDWDEEALRKRFGVIFQNFVQYQFKVGENIGMGDVQKNQSEAEWIPAAKLGMAHEFVTNLEKGYETRLGKWFKDGRELSGGQWQKVALSRAFMRSSADILILDEPTSAIDAEAEMKVFEHFREHTQGKTVILISHRFSTVRMADQILVLENGKKTEWGSHEELLIKKGKYEKLFRLQQAGYQ, from the coding sequence ATGTTTGATACCTTTTTAAGGATTCTGAAAACTTCTCGCACTGCCTTTGATTTGGCCTACAAAAGTTCCCCTGTTTTAACCGTTTTCATTTCCGTTCTTACTGTGATAAACGGATTATTCCCTTCCTTACTTGTTTGGATTGGAAAACTAATCATCGATTCCATCTTACTCTCGCAAACAGCAACAAATCATTGGATGGATTTATTACAATCAGATGCAGTTCAATTGGTTTATTTAGAGGCAATACTCACAATATTATTTTTTGGATCACAAAAAATATACAATATATCTTATACCTTACTACGAATTCGTTTGGGCCAGGAAGTCAACGAACGAATTCTTTCCAAAGCAATTCATTTGGAACTTACTCATTTCGAAGATTCAGAAACTTACGATAAAATGACACAGGCAAGGACAGAAGCATCCTCAAAGCCACTTTCAATGGTTACAAGGTTTTTTACAATTGCACAGTCGTCTGTTACTATTATTAGTTTTTTTGGTCTACTTGTTAAACTTTCACCACTCGCGTCATTCATCTTAGTCATTGCAGCCATTCCTTCTTTTATTGCAGAAACAAAATTTTCAAATCATAGTTTTCGTTTGTTTCGATGGAAAGCGAAAGAAACTAGAGAACAAATTTACTTAGAAACACTTATGGCAAGAGAAGACAATGCCAAAGAAATTTTACTGTTTAACTTAGGGAAAGAATTTTTAAATCGATACAAAAACAACTTTCAACGAATCTATGCAGAAGATAAAAAACTAACGATCTATAAAGGCATTTTTAGTTTCCTACTTGGATTACTCAGCCAATTTGCATTTTACGGTTCTTATATCTGGATTGTATGTTTGGCTTTGTTACACAAAATTTCCCTAGGTGAAATGACTATGTATCTAGTCATCTTTCGACAAGGACAAAATACTTTTTCCAATGCACTCTCCGCTTTTGGAGGAATTTATGAAGACCATTTATATATTGAAAACCTATTGGAATTTTTAGATCTACCAATCTTAAAACAATACGGGAACCACAAAGGAAATCATAAAAAACTTGGAATTGTTTTTGATTCTGTTTCATTTCAATATCCTGGTTCCAAACAACCTTCATTATCCAATGTTAGCTTTGAATTAAAACCAGAAGAAAAACTTGCAATCGTTGGCGAAAACGGATCCGGCAAAACAACACTGATTAAACTATTAACTCGTTTGTATTCGCCTACATCAGGAAAAATATACTTAGATGGAATTAACCTAGAAGATTGGGATGAAGAAGCCTTACGTAAAAGGTTCGGTGTTATTTTTCAAAATTTTGTTCAGTATCAATTCAAAGTTGGTGAAAATATTGGAATGGGTGATGTACAAAAAAATCAATCAGAAGCCGAATGGATTCCAGCTGCAAAGTTGGGAATGGCCCATGAATTTGTTACGAACTTAGAAAAAGGATACGAAACAAGACTTGGTAAATGGTTTAAAGATGGACGTGAATTGTCTGGAGGACAATGGCAAAAAGTGGCTCTTTCTCGCGCCTTTATGCGTTCCAGTGCAGACATCTTAATTTTAGATGAGCCTACCTCTGCCATTGATGCAGAAGCTGAAATGAAAGTTTTTGAACATTTTAGAGAACACACACAAGGAAAAACAGTCATTCTTATTTCTCATCGATTTTCCACTGTACGAATGGCCGATCAAATCCTAGTACTAGAAAATGGAAAAAAAACAGAATGGGGAAGTCATGAAGAACTTCTGATCAAAAAAGGAAAATACGAAAAACTATTTCGATTGCAACAAGCAGGATATCAATAG
- a CDS encoding alpha-glucosidase — MENKMEWWKQTSIYQIYPWSFQDSNGDGIGDLQGILGRLDQIRDLGVETIWFSPFYRSPGEDFGYDISDYTAIDPRFGTMEDCDKLIKEIHKRKMRVVLDMVMNHTSDKHPWFLESKSSKENSKRDFYIWRKGNGKKPNNWISMVGTSGWNYDKTTDEYFYSNFLSFQPDLNYRNPNVKKAMFGVLDFWLKKGVDGFRLDIFNSIYKDESFRDNPSSLRYFPTPDNHDEAFFQKKTYNLNLPESFQFAKEVRKHISKYKQKPFLIGEVSGSDKVLKSFLGEKGDGLNLVFQFELIHFDYHAKFFKDLLEKNEKEFQAPFTPTYVLGNHDQRRYIDRLGGDIRKAKVLSAFQFLARGVPIVYYGEEIGRKEGRIANFLGKDPIAKMNRFVPLFLSNLLGIYINRDNCRLPMLWDTVENAGFSKGDPWLPIGKVKVTDTVIGQRKKEDSLWNHYKSLFHLRKESAVLKEGTVRTKDTNHSDLLCFERVLGAKGITVYLNFGEKESSEPIIKGSKVLYKFGGAAVLGDVFQLPPHSGLVLETKLKK, encoded by the coding sequence ATGGAAAACAAAATGGAATGGTGGAAACAAACTTCAATTTATCAAATTTACCCTTGGTCCTTTCAGGATTCCAATGGAGATGGGATTGGCGATTTACAAGGGATTCTTGGGCGTTTGGACCAGATTCGTGATTTGGGTGTGGAGACCATTTGGTTTTCCCCTTTTTACAGAAGCCCAGGCGAAGACTTTGGATACGATATTTCCGACTACACCGCTATTGACCCTCGATTTGGGACAATGGAAGACTGCGACAAACTCATTAAAGAAATCCACAAACGGAAGATGCGAGTGGTTCTAGATATGGTGATGAACCATACATCGGACAAACACCCTTGGTTTTTAGAATCCAAATCTTCGAAAGAAAATTCCAAAAGGGATTTTTATATTTGGAGGAAGGGGAATGGGAAAAAGCCAAACAATTGGATTTCTATGGTGGGAACATCTGGTTGGAACTACGACAAAACCACAGATGAGTATTTTTATAGTAACTTTTTATCGTTTCAGCCGGATCTCAATTACCGAAACCCAAATGTAAAAAAAGCTATGTTTGGAGTTTTGGACTTTTGGTTAAAAAAAGGAGTCGATGGGTTTCGATTGGATATCTTTAACTCCATTTATAAAGATGAAAGTTTTCGAGACAATCCTTCTAGTTTGCGATACTTTCCCACACCAGATAACCATGATGAGGCGTTTTTCCAGAAAAAAACTTACAATCTCAACTTACCCGAATCGTTTCAATTTGCAAAGGAAGTTCGAAAACATATATCTAAATACAAACAAAAACCATTTCTCATTGGAGAAGTGAGTGGGTCGGATAAAGTTTTAAAATCCTTTTTAGGCGAAAAAGGCGATGGGCTCAATTTGGTATTTCAATTTGAGTTAATTCATTTTGATTATCATGCCAAATTTTTTAAAGATCTTTTAGAAAAAAACGAAAAAGAATTTCAGGCACCGTTCACTCCTACCTATGTTTTGGGTAATCACGACCAAAGACGATATATTGATAGGTTAGGTGGTGATATTCGTAAGGCAAAAGTTCTTTCAGCCTTTCAGTTTTTAGCAAGAGGGGTACCCATTGTTTATTATGGGGAAGAAATTGGAAGAAAAGAAGGAAGGATCGCAAATTTTCTTGGAAAAGATCCCATTGCCAAAATGAATCGATTTGTTCCTTTGTTTTTATCCAATCTTCTTGGGATTTATATCAACAGAGACAATTGTCGTCTGCCTATGTTATGGGATACAGTTGAAAATGCAGGATTTTCAAAAGGAGATCCTTGGTTGCCTATTGGCAAAGTGAAAGTTACTGATACAGTAATTGGCCAAAGAAAAAAAGAAGATTCTCTCTGGAACCATTACAAATCCCTATTCCATTTACGAAAAGAATCTGCTGTTTTAAAAGAGGGGACTGTCAGAACGAAGGACACGAATCATAGTGATTTATTGTGTTTTGAGAGGGTTCTTGGTGCCAAGGGAATCACTGTGTATTTAAACTTCGGAGAGAAGGAAAGTTCGGAGCCTATCATCAAAGGTTCCAAGGTTTTGTACAAGTTTGGTGGTGCCGCTGTATTAGGGGATGTATTTCAGTTGCCTCCTCATTCGGGCCTTGTTTTAGAAACCAAACTAAAGAAGTAA
- a CDS encoding methyl-accepting chemotaxis protein: MEESYSNLGMRKLKDLIDSFGERSKEIGSVAASIQQVAKQTNLLALNASIEAARAGEHGRGFEIVANEVTKLSFQTSEATKKISDILSRINIENQSANSDVMEMEKQSIVEYAELWTNNIAKELESKFYIMATSLYGLKFLIQSLVHANIGMKREHLLLILQEYLIQNEQQLAYAICCESNVIDLMDSEYSGKEGHDSQGRFVPYCHRHTGRISIEPLQGYDIPGENEWYTLPRDLGEDVMMEPYDYPIEGKTVKMTSLMTNLFLHSKFAGILGADFSLEQLQSELSPKKLFGFGTTSLITYNGNYASHPEIDFLGTPAGSLTEEAKRAVQRGESFTYIDKSNIARILKPVRIGQSKRPWSILVEFNLLSILKK; encoded by the coding sequence ATGGAAGAAAGTTACTCTAATTTGGGGATGCGAAAATTAAAAGACCTGATCGATTCATTTGGAGAAAGATCTAAAGAAATCGGTTCTGTCGCAGCATCTATTCAACAGGTTGCAAAACAGACCAACTTACTAGCGCTAAATGCTTCGATTGAAGCTGCACGAGCCGGAGAACACGGACGTGGATTTGAAATTGTAGCCAATGAAGTGACAAAACTATCATTTCAAACCTCAGAAGCTACCAAAAAAATTTCAGATATTTTATCTCGCATTAATATTGAAAATCAATCTGCCAATTCAGATGTCATGGAAATGGAAAAACAATCCATTGTTGAATATGCTGAACTTTGGACAAACAACATTGCAAAAGAGCTGGAATCAAAATTTTACATTATGGCTACTTCGCTTTATGGTTTAAAATTTTTAATTCAAAGTTTAGTCCATGCGAATATTGGAATGAAAAGAGAACATTTACTGCTCATTCTACAAGAATATTTGATTCAGAATGAACAACAACTGGCTTATGCAATCTGTTGTGAATCAAATGTAATTGATCTTATGGATTCGGAGTATTCTGGGAAAGAAGGTCATGATTCTCAAGGTAGATTTGTTCCTTATTGCCATAGACATACTGGCCGGATATCCATTGAACCATTACAAGGTTATGATATACCAGGTGAAAACGAGTGGTATACTCTCCCCCGAGATTTAGGTGAAGATGTTATGATGGAACCATATGATTATCCGATCGAAGGTAAAACAGTAAAAATGACAAGCCTCATGACTAATTTATTTTTACATTCCAAATTTGCCGGTATTCTTGGCGCAGACTTTTCGCTAGAACAATTACAATCAGAACTATCACCAAAAAAACTTTTTGGATTTGGTACAACCTCACTCATCACTTATAATGGGAACTATGCCTCACATCCGGAGATTGATTTTTTAGGTACCCCTGCAGGATCACTTACCGAAGAGGCAAAACGAGCTGTCCAGAGAGGTGAAAGTTTTACCTATATCGACAAATCGAACATAGCTAGAATTTTAAAGCCAGTCCGAATTGGACAAAGCAAGCGACCTTGGAGCATCCTCGTAGAATTCAACTTACTTTCTATTCTTAAGAAGTAA